A portion of the Glycine max cultivar Williams 82 chromosome 10, Glycine_max_v4.0, whole genome shotgun sequence genome contains these proteins:
- the ALMT16 gene encoding aluminum-activated malate transporter 10, with protein MARGNDMAKEVEWRIKVEEDDDTLQKTIVGCMWAVTAGLALKLCKFVKKAWEVGVNDPRKFIHCLKVGIALSAVSLFYYWKPLYDGVGGNAMWAVMTVVVVFEYTAGATICKTVNRMCGTSLAGFLGIGVHWVASRAGEQWEPVIAGVSVFLLASAATFSRFIPSLKARFDYGILIFILTFSLVSISGYRVDELLVMAQYRVCTIIIGSIMCIIVSVIIRPIWAGFELFVLVTGNLDKLANSLRCCVVQYFGGSEASEAESDEVSDKKLLGYKCVLSSKATEETMANFARWEPAHGRFNFRHPWRQYVKIGASMRSCASCLDALIGCINSDNQASDDMKKNMSSISMKVGANCASVIRELATTIRKMKKSSKLDILVTQMNSAAQELRSLLNSCPYLVNPPHNSKRSTRTETASPDDLAPKIEIPLMEIIQVVTVASLLIEIVARVEDIVENVEELSDLANFQPEMNVKSKQHTSDSKVSPDQQNDGEPVRTLQMV; from the exons ATGGCTCGTGGCAACGATATGGCGAAAGAAGTAGAATGGAGGATCAAGGTAGAAGAAGACGATGACACACTGCAGAAAACAATAGTTGGTTGCATGTGGGCAGTTACAGCAGGTCTGGCTTTGAAGTTGTGCAAGTTTGTGAAGAAAGCATGGGAGGTTGGGGTGAATGACCCAAGAAAATTCATCCATTGCTTGAAAGTAGGGATTGCACTTTCAGCAGTTTCTCTCTTCTACTATTGGAAGCCTTTGTATGATGGAGTTGGAGGAAATGCTATGTGGGCTGTCATGACTGTGGTTGTAGTTTTTGAGTACACAGCCG GTGCAACTATATGTAAAACTGTTAACAGAATGTGTGGAACTTCCCTTGCTGGATTTCTAGGCATTGGTGTACATTGGGTAGCAAGTAGGGCAGGAGAGCAATGGGAACCCGTAATTGCTGGAGTCTCTGTCTTTCTTTTag CTTCTGCAGCAACATTCTCCAGATTCATCCCCTCCTTAAAGGCTCGTTTTGATTATGGTATTTTGATATTCATCCTCACATTCAGCTTGGTGTCAATATCGGGTTACCGGGTTGATGAATTGTTGGTCATGGCACAGTACAGAGTGTGCACGATTATAATTGGTAGCATAATGTGCATAATTGTCAGCGTTATCATTCGCCCCATTTGGGCTGGTTTCGAACTCTTTGTTTTAGTCACAGGGAACCTCGACAAACTGGCCAACTCCTTGCGAT GTTGTGTGGTTCAGTACTTCGGTGGTAGTGAAGCCTCAGAAGCAGAAAGTGATGAGGTGTCTGATAAAAAATTGCTAGGCTACAAGTGCGTGCTAAGTTCCAAAGCAACAGAAGAAACTATG GCAAATTTTGCTAGATGGGAGCCTGCCCATGGCCGCTTCAACTTCCGTCACCCATGGAGGCAATATGTTAAAATTGGGGCATCGATGCGTAGTTGTGCTTCCTGTTTAGATGCTCTTATTGGATGCATAAATTCAGACAACCAG GCTTCGGATGACATGAAGAAGAATATGAGCAGCATCTCCATGAAAGTGGGTGCCAATTGTGCAAGTGTCATAAGAGAGCTAGCAACTACaataaggaaaatgaaaaaatcatcTAAACTTGATATTTTGGTTACACAGATGAATAGTGCTGCACAAGAGCTCCGAAGTTTGTTAAATTCTTGTCCATACTTGGTTAACCCACCACATAATTCCAAACGTAGTACACGAACAGAAACAGCTTCACCTGATGATCTAGCTCCAAAAATAGAAATCCCACTTATGGAAATTATTCAGGTTGTAACTGTAGCTTCTTTGCTCATTGAAATTGTGGCTCGTGTGGAAGACATTGTGGAAAATGTTGAAGAACTATCAGATTTGGCTAATTTCCAACCAGAAATGAATGTCAAATCCAAACAACATACATCGGACAGCAAGGTCTCCCCTGACCAACAGAATGATGGGGAACCCGTTAGAACACTCCAAATGGTCTAA
- the LOC100812325 gene encoding plant UBX domain-containing protein 10 translates to MGDVADKLAYFQAITGLEDPDLCTEILAAHNWDLELAISTFTSSSNPSSTDTPLQPHPNDHVPSASNPQPQPQHQHPPPPPGLAWKLITLPVSVISGSLGLVSGAIGLGLWAAGGVLSYSLGLVGLGSPSGSGSGSSSAPLVSVTAAASEAMDFVAAFERDYGSFGPNFVGEGFMDALQRSRNSFKLLFVYLHSPDHPDTPSFCQRTLCSETIAAFVNENFVCWGGSIRASEGFKMSNSLKASRFPFCALVMAATNQRIALLQQVEGPKSSEELLVTLQRVLEESSPVLVAARLDAEERRNNMRLREEQDAAYRAALEADQARERQRREEEERLAREAAEAERKRKEEEEARERAAQEAAEKQAALANIRQEKALSLGEEPAKGPNVTQVLVRFPNGERKERRFNSIVTIQSLYDYVDSLGCLEAESYSLVSNFPRTVYGQEKLTLSLKEAGLHPQASLFVELSS, encoded by the exons ATGGGAGATGTAGCAGATAAATTGGCGTATTTCCAAGCGATAACCGGTTTAGAAGATCCAGACCTCTGCACCGAAATCCTCGCTGCACACAATTGGGACCTCGAACTCGCTATATCTACCTTCACCTCTTCTTCAAACCCTTCCTCCACCGACACTCCCCTGCAACCCCACCCTAACGACCATGTTCCCTCCGCATCCAATCCCCAACCCCAACCCCAACACCAACATCCTCCACCGCCTCCCGGTTTGGCTTGGAAACTCATCACCCTACCCGTTTCCGTCATTTCCGGCAGCCTAGGGTTAGTTTCCGGCGCGATCGGCTTGGGCCTTTGGGCCGCGGGAGGCGTCCTCTCCTACTCTCTCGGCCTCGTGGGCCTGGGCTCGCCCTCGGGCTCTGGCTCGGGCTCCTCCTCGGCCCCGTTGGTTTCCGTGACGGCGGCCGCTTCCGAGGCGATGGATTTCGTGGCCGCGTTCGAGAGGGACTATGGCTCCTTTGGGCCCAATTTCGTCGGTGAGGGCTTCATGGACGCGCTTCAGCGGTCCAGGAACTCGTTCAAGCTTCTCTTCGTTTACTTGCATTCCCCCGATCACCCCGATACGCCGTCCTTTTGCCAGAGGACGCTCTGCTCTGAGACCATTGCGGCGTTTGTGAACGAGAATTTCGTGTGCTGGGGTGGCAGCATTCGCGCCAGCGAAGGGTTTAAGATGAGTAACAGCTTGAAGGCTTCTCGCTTCCCCTTCTGCGCCCTCGTCATGGCCGCCACTAATCAGAGGATCGCGCTCCTTCAACag GTCGAAGGTCCAAAATCCAGTGAGGAGCTGCTAGTGACCCTGCAGAGAGTGCTTGAGGAAAGTTCCCCTGTTCTTGTTGCGGCTAGGCTTGAtgcagaagaaagaagaaataataTGCGCTTAAGGGAGGAGCAAGATGCTGCATACAGGGCTGCACTTGAAGCTGATCAA GCTAGGGAACGacagagaagagaagaagaagaacgtcTTGCAAGGGAAGCTGCTGAAGCTGAGAGAAAGCgcaaggaagaggaggaggcTCGGGAAAGAGCAGCACAAGAAGCTGCCGAGAAACAAGCTGCATTAGCTAACATACGTCAAGAGAAAGCTCTGTCTCTTGGTGAAGAACCTGCAAAAGGACCTAATGTTACACAG GTTTTGGTACGGTTTCCAAATGGTGAACGCAAGGAAAGGAGGTTCAACAGCATAGTGACAATTCAATCTTTATATGACTATGTTGACTCACTTGGATGTTTAGAAGCCGAGAGTTACAGTCTGGTCTCCAATTTTCCTAGGACTGTTTATGGACAAGAGAAGTTGACATTGTCATTGAAGGAAGCTGGATTGCATCCTCAGGCCAGCCTGTTTGTGGAGCTCAGTTCATGA
- the LOC100811789 gene encoding protein yippee-like At4g27745 yields MEEVIGPRLYCCSNCRNHVALHDDVISKAFQGKSGRAFLFSHAMNVTVGPKEDRELMTGLHTVADVYCSDCHEVLGWKYERAYEESQKYKEGKYVLEKAKIARENW; encoded by the exons ATGGAGGAAGTGATAGGACCCAGATTGTACTGTTGCTCTAATTGTAGAAACCATGTTGCCCTTCACGATGATGTGATTTCAAAGGCCTTCCAG GGAAAAAGTGGACGAGCTTTTCTGTTTTCTCATGCAATGAACGTTACTGTAGGACCAAAAGAAGACAGAGAACTAATGACGGGTCTCCACACTGTTGCTGATGTCTACTGTTCTGACTGCCATGAGGTGCTTGGCTGGAAGTATGAGAGAGCCTACGAGGAATCACAGAAGTACAAGGAAGGCAAATATGTACTTGAGAAGGCTAAAATTGCCAGGGAAAATTGGTAG
- the LOC100527661 gene encoding early nodulin-like protein 3-like isoform X1: protein MANFSSHYGMLVSLLLTWIQIQAKVFCYQYKVGDLDAWGIPSSENPQVYTKWSKYHNLTIGDSLLFLYPPSQDSMIQVTEESYKSCNIKDPILYMNNGNTLFNITSKGQFFFTSGEPGHCQKNQKLHVAVGEGIMETMDTAPGPSSSLPASAPSYPTVFGNIPVAPSTSTSTQLISTSQLLIIGFVICALFSSLM from the exons ATGGCCAATTTTTCAAGTCACTACGGAATGTTGGTGTCTCTCTTGCTTACGTGGATCCAAATCCAAGCCAAGGTGTTTTGCTACCAATACAAAGTTGGAGATCTAGATGCTTGGGGGATACCCTCCTCAGAAAATCCACAAGTCTACACAAAATGGTCCAAATATCACAATCTCACAATTGGAGACTCCCTTT TGTTTCTATACCCACCAAGTCAAGATTCAATGATTCAAGTAACAGAGGAATCATACAAGAGCTGCAACATTAAAGACCCGATATTGTACATGAACAATGGCAACACTTTgtttaacattacatcaaaggGCCAATTTTTCTTCACTAGTGGTGAACCTGGTCAttgccaaaaaaatcaaaagcttcATGTAGCTGTTGGTGAAGGAATAATGGAAACTATGGATACAGCACCTGGTCCAAGTTCGTCATTGCCTGCATCTGCACCCTCCTATCCCACAGTATTTGGCAATATTCCAGTAGCTCCTTCTACCTCAACCTCAACTCAACTCATTTCAACTTCTCAACTTCtcatcattggatttgtgaTATGTGCgctcttctcttccttaatGTGA